A genomic window from Natrinema sp. HArc-T2 includes:
- a CDS encoding hydroxyacid-oxoacid transhydrogenase gives MSYERSVSASPHELTPETVWHIQMPQIRVGRGAVRELGFQLEDLGVNDDARGLIVTDETLAEIGHAGRVADHVEDAGFDVDVYDGSEREPSIEAVEECISFVRDEMGPDGYDFYIGLGGGSCLDTAKTTRAVVANGGEILDYVAEPTGSGEALTESGPPLVLLPTTAGTGSEISPVAILSVAEKEIKEGISSNNVRADAAVLDPTLTTSLPPDLTAKTAMDALGHAIEGYTTHRYDNLLRPEDPADRPVYAGRTGFTELFSEKAIDLLSSNVRRAVNNGDDLEAREAMLKGALYGAIAGLTAGASLCHAMAYPVGNKYHTYHGETIAVLTPASTLGYNVASDPDRFATIAELLGADTDGLSTRTAADRAREEFVSLQRDLNVLPSGLHDLAGITDDEIDWLAEQTVDTQQRLLRCNPRPVTKADVAEIFRDSLHNWE, from the coding sequence GTGAGCTACGAGCGCTCCGTCTCTGCTAGCCCGCACGAACTCACGCCCGAGACCGTCTGGCACATTCAGATGCCACAGATCCGTGTGGGTCGTGGCGCGGTCAGAGAACTCGGCTTCCAACTCGAGGATCTGGGCGTCAACGACGATGCACGCGGGCTGATCGTGACCGACGAGACGCTGGCCGAGATCGGCCACGCAGGCCGGGTTGCCGACCACGTCGAGGACGCGGGATTCGATGTCGATGTCTACGACGGCTCCGAGCGCGAACCCTCGATCGAGGCCGTCGAGGAGTGTATCTCGTTCGTTCGCGACGAGATGGGGCCGGACGGCTACGATTTCTACATCGGACTCGGCGGCGGCAGCTGTCTCGACACCGCGAAGACGACGCGCGCGGTCGTCGCCAACGGCGGCGAAATACTCGACTACGTCGCCGAACCGACCGGCTCCGGTGAGGCGCTCACCGAATCCGGCCCACCCCTTGTCTTGCTCCCGACGACGGCTGGCACCGGCTCCGAAATCTCGCCGGTTGCGATCCTCTCCGTCGCCGAGAAAGAGATCAAAGAGGGCATCTCGAGTAACAACGTGCGAGCCGACGCCGCGGTACTCGATCCGACGCTGACCACGTCGCTCCCGCCTGATCTCACCGCGAAAACCGCAATGGACGCGCTCGGCCATGCCATCGAAGGGTATACGACACATCGATACGACAACTTACTCCGTCCCGAGGACCCCGCCGACCGACCGGTCTACGCCGGCCGCACTGGCTTTACCGAACTGTTCAGCGAGAAGGCGATCGACCTCCTCTCGAGTAACGTGCGACGGGCGGTCAACAACGGTGACGACCTCGAGGCTCGTGAGGCAATGTTGAAGGGCGCACTGTACGGCGCGATCGCCGGTCTCACGGCCGGTGCAAGCCTCTGTCACGCGATGGCGTATCCGGTCGGCAATAAGTACCACACCTATCACGGTGAAACGATCGCCGTGCTCACGCCGGCGAGCACGTTGGGGTACAACGTCGCCAGCGATCCAGACCGTTTTGCGACCATCGCCGAGTTGCTCGGCGCGGACACCGACGGACTGAGCACGCGAACCGCAGCCGATCGCGCACGTGAGGAGTTCGTCTCACTCCAGCGTGATCTGAACGTCCTCCCGAGCGGGCTCCACGATCTCGCCGGCATCACTGACGACGAGATCGACTGGCTGGCCGAACAGACTGTCGACACCCAGCAACGGCTGCTGCGATGTAATCCGCGCCCGGTGACGAAAGCAGATGTCGCGGAAATCTTCCGCGACTCGCTGCACAACTGGGAGTAA
- a CDS encoding N-acyl homoserine lactonase family protein, which translates to MVDATIHVLDRGGLEVDMNYMMEGHVLGTHDEPNPDIDYGEIPVWSLVIDHPEGTILWDTGSHHDALEGHWPEGLVQAFYPHDAHEHRLDDDLNEAGFGIDDIDYVFQTHLHLDHAGGLEFFDGTDVPVFVHERELKFAYYSAKTDEGSGAYILEDFDHDLNWHVLHRDREQHFEDVEFVRFPGHTPGLTGTVIHIDDEGTLVLTGDQVYMADNFEDEIPLGAHLLWGKTEWFDSLRRIQALERRHDAEIVYGHDPEQFEAMQPGWGL; encoded by the coding sequence ATGGTTGATGCTACCATACACGTTCTCGACCGCGGTGGCCTCGAGGTCGACATGAACTACATGATGGAAGGGCACGTGCTCGGCACACACGACGAGCCCAACCCCGACATCGATTACGGTGAAATTCCGGTCTGGAGCCTCGTGATCGACCATCCCGAGGGAACGATCCTCTGGGATACCGGCTCGCATCACGACGCACTCGAGGGCCACTGGCCCGAGGGACTCGTACAGGCGTTCTATCCACACGATGCCCACGAGCATCGGCTCGACGACGACCTCAACGAGGCCGGATTCGGTATCGACGACATCGATTACGTCTTCCAGACCCACCTGCACCTCGATCATGCCGGCGGACTCGAGTTCTTCGATGGGACTGACGTCCCCGTCTTCGTTCACGAGCGCGAGCTCAAGTTCGCCTATTACAGCGCGAAGACCGACGAGGGAAGTGGCGCATATATCCTCGAGGACTTCGACCACGACCTGAACTGGCACGTGTTACACCGGGACCGCGAGCAACACTTCGAGGACGTAGAGTTCGTCCGCTTCCCCGGCCACACACCAGGGCTCACCGGGACGGTGATCCACATAGACGACGAGGGGACGCTCGTCTTGACGGGTGATCAGGTCTACATGGCCGACAACTTCGAGGACGAGATTCCGCTCGGAGCGCATCTTCTCTGGGGCAAGACCGAGTGGTTCGACAGCCTCCGTCGCATCCAAGCACTCGAGCGGCGTCACGACGCCGAAATCGTCTACGGACACGACCCCGAGCAGTTCGAGGCAATGCAGCCGGGGTGGGGGCTGTGA
- a CDS encoding tyrosine-type recombinase/integrase, giving the protein MATEPTGDAPADVADPIAYFLDDQRYHGKSERTLEAYERVLRRFEAFLDTRFDVDAVGAAQRRECMAWVHSLRGEFEDSTIATYASYLNRFYDYMTRVGVFDDNPMALVMEELSESIETNPTRRDISVPEMQSFVDSISHPLERAVVVTFLKTGMRVGELCNLDLRDLHLETPALDLTWTPRVGLEQRPESVFVSAEPARGTTINGEERTASNKRKRDTVVPVDGELRQAVCEWLAIRPDSISTAQPLFLDTRDSWGKRLTPSDVRYIVEKHARDHGWYRTGGGTQENVTPHYFRHFFTTHLRDRTGDRGIVQYLRGDVAGDVIDTYTHNWGDRVRETYLESIYAVTW; this is encoded by the coding sequence ATGGCGACTGAACCAACCGGCGACGCGCCGGCGGACGTGGCGGATCCGATCGCGTACTTCCTCGACGACCAGCGGTATCACGGCAAGAGCGAGCGGACGCTCGAGGCCTACGAGCGAGTGCTGCGGCGCTTCGAGGCGTTTCTCGACACACGCTTCGATGTCGACGCGGTCGGCGCGGCCCAACGGCGAGAGTGTATGGCCTGGGTGCACTCGCTGCGCGGGGAGTTCGAAGACAGCACGATCGCGACCTACGCCTCCTATCTCAACCGGTTCTACGACTACATGACTCGCGTCGGCGTCTTCGACGATAACCCGATGGCACTCGTCATGGAGGAGCTGTCCGAATCGATCGAGACGAATCCGACGCGACGTGACATTTCGGTGCCGGAAATGCAGTCGTTCGTTGACTCGATTTCTCACCCCCTCGAGCGAGCCGTCGTCGTCACCTTCCTCAAGACGGGGATGCGCGTTGGCGAACTCTGCAACCTCGATCTGCGCGATCTCCACCTCGAGACGCCGGCACTCGATCTTACGTGGACGCCTCGCGTTGGGCTCGAGCAGCGACCCGAATCGGTGTTCGTCTCTGCCGAGCCAGCCCGCGGAACGACCATCAACGGCGAAGAACGGACAGCCTCGAACAAGCGAAAGCGGGACACGGTTGTCCCCGTCGACGGCGAACTTCGGCAGGCGGTATGCGAGTGGCTGGCGATCCGTCCGGATTCGATATCGACAGCGCAACCGCTCTTTCTCGATACCCGCGACTCGTGGGGCAAGCGGCTCACGCCGTCGGACGTCCGCTATATCGTCGAAAAACACGCTCGCGATCACGGCTGGTACCGTACCGGCGGCGGGACCCAGGAGAACGTTACGCCCCACTACTTTCGGCACTTCTTCACCACACATCTGCGGGACCGGACCGGTGATCGGGGAATCGTCCAGTACCTCCGGGGTGACGTCGCCGGCGACGTGATCGATACCTACACACACAACTGGGGCGATCGCGTCCGGGAGACCTATCTCGAGTCGATCTACGCTGTCACCTGGTAA
- a CDS encoding DUF5805 domain-containing protein, with protein sequence MSDSTDTSRVTVKTYVPAYQKAEWQSHADDLDMSQSEFVRTMVQAGRKGFDPDVAEPDSSDVDPGGNALERQVLELLSSDTYSWDELLEAVSDDIESRLDETLEELQATNRIRYSGRHGGYTTVDGGGDGD encoded by the coding sequence ATGAGCGATTCGACCGATACTTCTCGAGTAACTGTCAAAACGTACGTTCCGGCCTATCAAAAAGCGGAGTGGCAATCTCACGCCGACGACCTCGACATGAGCCAGAGCGAGTTCGTCCGAACGATGGTCCAAGCCGGTCGCAAGGGGTTCGATCCCGACGTAGCGGAACCCGATTCTTCGGACGTAGACCCTGGGGGTAACGCCCTCGAAAGACAGGTTCTCGAACTACTATCTTCTGACACATATTCGTGGGACGAACTGCTCGAGGCGGTCTCCGACGACATCGAGTCGCGACTGGATGAGACACTTGAGGAACTCCAGGCGACCAACCGGATTCGATACAGCGGTCGCCACGGTGGGTATACGACCGTCGACGGTGGTGGCGATGGCGACTGA
- a CDS encoding PH domain-containing protein, whose protein sequence is MTKLHPASVAVRSLSRSLNTGFVFFIIGVVVSPGGNGMDLLSIVALVVLGIIMGIVYEFAYYQRFRYELTADTFDVTSGVLSRRTRELPLGRIQNVDIRQNIADRLLGIAAVHIETAGGGETEVSLRYVSEAEARRLRQQLRQGARTEAEDEESLEGEEATAESPAAAVEEEELLFEIQPRELAILSVFTIDPGASVLGGIALSFASGFDPATLVPADRVGGLPGPATGIFALAWGLLLFLLAAWVISALLTFTRYYGFRLTRTGDELYYERGLLQRYSGTIPLAKVQALTISEAIPFRWFGYAALSVETAGYAPGQSNSRGTESAIPLADADRVAALARAIEPFGPVDLESPPKRARERYMVRYLLVVAALVAVAYLVARFTVFDRWYVAAVLVAVVPVAAHLKWTNRGFRVGERFFLTRTGFWRRTTKIVPHYRVQAVIHEATIFQRRRHLASVTADTASSASFFGRAATAYDIDADRGLEVQTAIEEQLQERLRVRKRQQPTDQLFRDSREATDDTSVVDEDDI, encoded by the coding sequence ATGACGAAACTCCATCCAGCGTCGGTCGCCGTTCGGTCGCTCTCGCGCAGCCTCAACACCGGCTTCGTCTTCTTCATTATCGGCGTCGTCGTCTCGCCGGGCGGCAACGGGATGGACCTGCTGTCGATCGTCGCCCTCGTCGTCCTCGGGATAATCATGGGAATCGTCTACGAGTTCGCCTACTACCAGCGATTCAGATACGAACTCACCGCGGACACGTTCGATGTCACCTCCGGCGTCCTTTCACGTCGCACTCGCGAACTTCCGCTGGGACGGATCCAAAACGTCGACATCAGACAGAACATAGCTGACCGACTCCTCGGCATCGCCGCCGTCCACATCGAAACCGCCGGCGGTGGCGAAACCGAGGTCAGCCTTCGGTACGTCTCCGAAGCGGAGGCTCGTCGCCTCAGACAGCAACTGCGACAGGGGGCACGTACCGAGGCCGAAGACGAAGAATCACTCGAGGGTGAGGAAGCCACTGCTGAATCCCCAGCAGCGGCGGTCGAGGAGGAAGAACTCCTCTTCGAGATCCAGCCCCGCGAACTCGCGATCTTGAGCGTCTTCACCATCGATCCGGGTGCGAGCGTGCTGGGTGGGATCGCGCTCTCGTTTGCCAGCGGATTCGATCCCGCCACGCTGGTCCCCGCCGATCGTGTCGGCGGCCTCCCCGGACCAGCAACCGGGATATTCGCGCTCGCATGGGGGCTCTTGCTCTTTCTGCTCGCCGCCTGGGTTATCAGTGCGCTCCTCACGTTCACCCGCTACTACGGCTTCCGGCTCACTCGCACCGGCGACGAACTCTACTACGAGCGCGGCCTCCTCCAGCGCTACAGCGGGACGATCCCGCTCGCAAAGGTCCAGGCGTTGACGATCTCGGAAGCGATCCCCTTCCGCTGGTTCGGTTACGCCGCGTTGAGTGTCGAGACTGCCGGCTACGCCCCTGGCCAATCTAATTCTCGCGGGACCGAATCCGCGATTCCCCTCGCTGATGCCGACCGCGTCGCCGCGCTCGCCCGTGCGATCGAGCCCTTCGGCCCGGTCGATCTCGAGTCGCCGCCCAAGCGCGCTCGAGAGCGGTACATGGTTCGCTACCTGCTGGTCGTCGCCGCCCTCGTCGCCGTTGCGTACCTCGTCGCGCGCTTCACGGTGTTCGACCGCTGGTACGTCGCCGCCGTCCTCGTCGCGGTCGTCCCCGTCGCCGCCCACCTCAAATGGACGAACCGGGGCTTTCGCGTCGGCGAGCGATTCTTCCTCACGCGGACGGGATTCTGGCGACGAACGACGAAGATCGTACCCCACTACCGGGTGCAGGCTGTCATCCACGAGGCGACGATCTTTCAGCGCCGTCGCCATCTCGCCAGCGTGACCGCCGACACTGCCAGTTCGGCCTCGTTTTTCGGTCGGGCCGCAACGGCGTACGACATCGACGCCGATCGGGGACTCGAGGTACAGACCGCTATCGAAGAACAGCTACAGGAGCGGCTTCGGGTACGAAAGCGCCAGCAACCGACCGATCAATTGTTTCGGGACTCGAGGGAAGCGACAGACGACACGTCGGTGGTCGACGAAGACGATATCTGA
- a CDS encoding PH domain-containing protein, translating to MERLTPRVRVVWLALALARAVVLGGLLIGGAIALSQTPFSDAVPVPLVPTAAGIAVSLAVVRIFIAWRRYGVWRFELRDDDLYIRRGVFTRTKTVVPFVRVQHVDSRRSPLERSVGLATVVVYTAGSRSSDVAIPGLTPARAEALQESLRQLAIESEGEDAV from the coding sequence ATGGAACGGCTCACGCCGCGCGTCCGAGTCGTCTGGCTCGCGCTTGCACTCGCTCGAGCCGTGGTGCTTGGCGGGCTCCTCATCGGCGGGGCGATTGCCCTTTCACAGACTCCCTTCTCGGACGCCGTGCCGGTCCCTCTCGTCCCGACTGCCGCGGGAATCGCTGTCTCGCTCGCCGTCGTCCGCATCTTCATTGCCTGGCGACGCTATGGTGTCTGGCGGTTCGAGCTTCGCGACGACGACCTGTACATCCGCAGGGGCGTCTTCACGCGAACCAAGACGGTCGTCCCCTTCGTCCGCGTCCAGCACGTCGACTCCCGGCGCTCGCCGCTCGAGCGGTCGGTCGGTCTCGCGACGGTCGTCGTCTACACGGCTGGTTCGCGGAGTTCGGACGTCGCGATTCCAGGCCTGACGCCGGCACGTGCCGAGGCGCTGCAAGAGTCGCTTCGTCAACTTGCGATCGAGAGCGAGGGTGAAGACGCGGTATGA
- a CDS encoding HVO_2901 family zinc finger protein, with translation MHTCRNCNQSFQTELALELHRDTCKKGQLFCQVCGDRFREGDATQDGWHYECPNDECDGDGLQEDLYRVEDVRATTH, from the coding sequence ATGCACACCTGTCGTAACTGCAACCAGTCGTTCCAGACCGAGCTCGCACTCGAGTTACACCGCGATACGTGCAAAAAGGGACAACTCTTCTGTCAGGTATGTGGGGATCGATTCCGAGAGGGGGATGCCACCCAGGATGGCTGGCACTACGAGTGCCCGAACGACGAGTGTGACGGCGACGGACTGCAGGAAGATCTCTATCGCGTCGAGGACGTTCGAGCGACGACCCACTGA
- a CDS encoding CNNM domain-containing protein, translated as MNSLVIGGRLFAGVLLILANAFFVAIEFALTRARQFTREEFVGDTPALERAWAMTDNLELYLTTCQVGITASSIAVGIVAEPALAAIFEPLFVNTPLAAIGSGAIIAFLIINLVHLTHGEQTPTYLGVERSRLVCRYGATPLYWFHWLISPIITLGDGIAKFTLKLFGIEMTGAWLETEEGVIESRADLRNKLGSVLKEGELPEERREEVMNAFQIGEQPISELMVPPEEIVALSTTDDPAENFRKMEERPQTRYPLIGDRLTDFRGIVYTPVLVRHREELASGDIDFAELAAPPMTLSPDTDVSDAVDQFQAENQELALVIEDSEERSSSSSRTQSDDGAVVGLVTVTDLLEAVMGDIEDPLDQRQVEAVDR; from the coding sequence ATGAACTCGCTCGTCATCGGCGGTCGGCTGTTCGCAGGGGTGTTACTCATTCTGGCGAACGCCTTCTTCGTCGCGATCGAGTTCGCGTTAACCCGCGCTCGGCAGTTCACCAGAGAGGAGTTCGTCGGGGACACGCCCGCACTCGAGCGGGCATGGGCAATGACCGACAACCTCGAGCTCTACCTCACCACGTGCCAGGTCGGCATTACGGCCTCGAGTATTGCCGTCGGGATCGTCGCGGAGCCGGCGCTGGCCGCGATATTCGAACCGCTGTTCGTGAACACGCCGCTGGCTGCGATCGGCAGCGGAGCGATCATCGCCTTTCTCATCATCAACCTTGTTCACCTGACCCACGGCGAGCAGACACCGACGTATCTCGGCGTCGAGCGCTCGCGGCTGGTCTGTCGGTACGGCGCGACACCGCTGTACTGGTTCCACTGGCTCATTTCGCCGATCATCACCCTCGGCGACGGCATCGCGAAGTTCACCCTCAAGCTCTTCGGGATCGAGATGACCGGCGCGTGGCTCGAGACCGAGGAGGGCGTCATCGAGTCCCGGGCAGATCTCCGGAACAAGCTCGGTTCGGTCCTCAAGGAGGGAGAGCTCCCGGAAGAACGGCGCGAAGAGGTGATGAACGCGTTTCAGATCGGCGAACAGCCGATCAGCGAACTGATGGTACCGCCCGAGGAGATCGTCGCGCTCTCGACGACGGACGATCCTGCGGAGAACTTCCGGAAGATGGAGGAGCGCCCACAGACGCGGTATCCCCTGATCGGCGACAGACTGACCGATTTCCGTGGAATCGTCTACACGCCGGTCCTCGTCAGACATCGCGAGGAACTGGCGAGCGGCGACATCGACTTCGCGGAACTGGCGGCACCGCCGATGACGCTCTCTCCCGATACGGACGTCAGCGACGCGGTCGACCAGTTCCAGGCGGAAAACCAGGAACTCGCACTGGTGATCGAAGACAGCGAGGAACGAAGTTCCTCGAGCAGTCGGACCCAGTCCGACGACGGTGCGGTCGTCGGCCTCGTCACCGTAACCGACCTGCTCGAGGCGGTGATGGGCGACATCGAGGACCCGCTCGACCAGAGACAGGTCGAAGCGGTCGATCGGTAA
- a CDS encoding universal stress protein encodes MYHDVLVPTDGSDSSTAAVDEAVAIADGEAATVHLLHVIDEGTEMSASAPGMIAPQVTETLKEEAESALDDAERRAEDAGVTYDRTIREGDPHEVIAAYCDDANIDLVVMGASGRSGLKEQLLGSTTERVMRTVETSVLIARP; translated from the coding sequence ATGTATCACGACGTTCTGGTACCGACCGACGGCAGCGACTCGAGCACGGCGGCGGTCGACGAGGCCGTCGCGATCGCCGACGGGGAGGCGGCGACAGTTCACCTTCTCCACGTTATCGACGAGGGAACGGAGATGTCCGCGAGTGCGCCGGGAATGATCGCGCCGCAGGTCACGGAAACGCTCAAGGAGGAAGCGGAGTCGGCCCTCGACGATGCCGAAAGACGGGCCGAGGATGCCGGCGTGACCTACGACCGGACGATCCGCGAGGGCGACCCCCACGAGGTGATCGCGGCCTACTGCGACGATGCGAACATCGATCTCGTCGTCATGGGTGCGAGCGGTCGTTCGGGATTAAAAGAACAGCTCCTCGGGAGCACGACCGAGCGCGTCATGCGAACGGTCGAGACGTCGGTGCTGATCGCACGACCTTAA
- a CDS encoding class II fumarate hydratase, with amino-acid sequence MGDEDEYRIEEDSLGEMQVPADAYWGAQTQRAIQNFPISGISFSRRFIRALGVVKKGAAQANRDLSLVDEDVAEAIIEAADEVIAGEHDDQFPVDVFQTGSGTSSNMNANEVIANRAAEIMGAEIGDRVVHPNDHVNYGQSSNDVIPTAMHVASLEAVEKDVIPALDTLREALEEKEDEFDDVVKTGRTHLQDATPVTLGQEFGGYRTQVEKGLARVDQVRDHLAELALGGTATGTGLNTHPEFPGRAAEYITKETGVQFREADNHFEAQAAHDAMSEAHGALRTVAGSLNKIANDLRLLASGPRNGLGEIEQPENQPGSSIMPGKINPVVAEAVNQVHKQVVGNDAAVSAGAAEGQIDLNLYKPVLAHNFLESAELISNASQVFGDRFVRKLEANEEYCADRVEQSMAMATSLNVHIGYDKASEVAKTALKEDKTVREVVLEKGYLDEDEADEVLDPRKMTERGILGQDD; translated from the coding sequence ATGGGAGACGAAGACGAATACCGAATCGAGGAGGACAGTCTCGGCGAGATGCAGGTGCCCGCGGATGCTTACTGGGGCGCACAGACCCAGCGCGCGATCCAGAACTTCCCCATCTCGGGAATCTCGTTCAGCCGCCGGTTCATCCGCGCACTCGGCGTCGTCAAGAAAGGCGCGGCACAGGCCAACCGCGACCTCAGCCTCGTCGATGAGGACGTCGCCGAGGCGATCATCGAGGCCGCAGACGAGGTCATCGCCGGCGAACACGACGATCAGTTCCCCGTCGACGTTTTCCAGACCGGCTCCGGCACGTCCTCGAACATGAACGCCAACGAGGTCATCGCCAACCGCGCCGCCGAGATCATGGGCGCAGAGATCGGCGACCGCGTCGTCCACCCCAACGACCACGTCAACTACGGCCAGTCGAGCAACGACGTCATCCCGACCGCGATGCACGTTGCCTCCCTCGAGGCCGTCGAGAAAGACGTCATCCCGGCACTCGATACGCTTCGTGAAGCGCTCGAGGAGAAAGAAGACGAGTTCGACGACGTCGTCAAGACCGGTCGCACCCACCTCCAGGACGCGACCCCGGTCACACTCGGCCAGGAGTTCGGCGGCTACCGCACGCAGGTCGAGAAGGGTCTGGCCCGCGTCGACCAGGTCCGCGACCACCTTGCGGAACTCGCGCTGGGCGGCACGGCGACCGGCACTGGCCTGAACACTCACCCCGAGTTCCCCGGTCGCGCAGCCGAGTACATCACGAAGGAAACCGGCGTCCAGTTCCGCGAGGCCGACAACCACTTCGAGGCCCAGGCTGCCCACGACGCCATGAGCGAGGCCCACGGGGCGCTCCGAACCGTCGCCGGCTCGCTGAACAAGATCGCCAACGACCTGCGCCTGCTCGCCTCCGGACCGCGCAACGGACTCGGCGAGATCGAGCAGCCCGAGAATCAGCCCGGCTCCTCGATCATGCCCGGCAAGATCAACCCGGTCGTCGCCGAGGCCGTCAACCAGGTCCACAAGCAGGTCGTCGGCAACGACGCCGCCGTCTCCGCCGGCGCTGCCGAGGGCCAGATCGACCTCAACCTCTACAAGCCCGTGCTGGCGCACAACTTCCTCGAGTCGGCCGAACTCATCTCGAACGCGAGCCAGGTGTTCGGCGACCGGTTCGTCCGCAAACTCGAGGCTAACGAGGAGTACTGTGCAGACCGCGTCGAGCAGTCGATGGCGATGGCTACCTCGCTCAACGTTCACATCGGCTACGACAAGGCGAGCGAAGTCGCCAAGACCGCGCTCAAGGAGGACAAGACGGTTCGTGAGGTCGTCCTCGAGAAAGGCTACCTCGACGAGGACGAGGCCGACGAGGTTCTCGACCCCCGCAAGATGACCGAGCGCGGCATTCTCGGCCAGGACGACTGA
- a CDS encoding PH domain-containing protein, whose amino-acid sequence MPSETNRLHPLSAVMMALQRGLTGLSMPFFAVMILSTVFDGVDIDWLFMLAPVGFVVGIGYGIAYYYRFTYAITSRTFDVSSGVLSRRSREIPYRRIQNVDVSQGVLYRIFGLAVVSLETAGGGETEATLNFVSGAEAERLRAEIRRQTARTDDATSDERATSAGVDETTRHERSRSDRGPTLLFELEPTELLVYALTSFRWGAAVFPIALVIFLTSADSGSGLVPAFVLEIARPVGGPASLDGATVGSLLVLVAVTALQWSVATYVASAIYTVANYYGFRLGRAGDDFVYERGLIQRYSGSIPVEKVQSVTITENPLQRLVGYAGLWVETAGYGPESSGGSQSAVPLAETDRIYRFAENLTGVETPQFQRPSPRARGRYLARYTLLAVGIVAVVFGLAQVTSLERWYLAAVVFATVPPAAHLKYVNLGYYIGEEQLVIRSGFWNRRTTVIPYYRIQTVSTRRSIFQRRLGLASLAVDTASSRTFSWGTPTIPDLECETARELHGVGRERLQSAIRERARASETGLSVDFT is encoded by the coding sequence ATGCCGTCTGAGACGAACCGCTTGCATCCGCTCAGCGCGGTGATGATGGCGCTTCAGCGTGGCCTCACCGGGCTGTCGATGCCGTTTTTTGCCGTGATGATCCTCTCGACGGTTTTCGACGGCGTCGACATCGACTGGCTCTTCATGCTCGCCCCGGTCGGGTTCGTCGTCGGCATCGGCTACGGCATCGCGTACTACTATCGGTTCACGTACGCGATCACGTCGCGGACGTTCGACGTTTCCTCGGGCGTGCTCTCCCGGCGCTCACGCGAGATTCCGTATCGCCGCATCCAGAACGTCGACGTCTCCCAGGGCGTCTTGTACCGCATTTTCGGGCTTGCCGTCGTCTCCCTCGAGACTGCCGGCGGCGGCGAGACCGAAGCGACGCTGAACTTCGTCAGCGGGGCCGAAGCCGAGCGGCTTCGCGCCGAGATCCGTCGGCAAACCGCTCGAACGGACGACGCGACCAGCGACGAGCGCGCGACATCCGCCGGCGTCGACGAGACGACACGCCACGAGCGCTCGCGCTCTGATCGCGGGCCGACGCTCCTGTTCGAACTCGAGCCGACGGAACTGCTGGTGTATGCCCTGACGTCGTTCCGGTGGGGCGCGGCGGTTTTCCCGATCGCGCTGGTGATCTTCCTCACGAGCGCCGACTCCGGCTCGGGGCTGGTCCCCGCGTTCGTCCTCGAGATCGCACGTCCCGTCGGCGGGCCGGCGTCGCTCGACGGTGCCACCGTGGGATCGCTGCTCGTCTTGGTCGCGGTCACTGCACTCCAGTGGTCGGTCGCGACGTACGTCGCGAGTGCGATCTACACGGTCGCGAACTACTACGGGTTCCGCCTCGGACGAGCGGGTGACGACTTCGTCTACGAACGGGGCCTGATACAGCGCTACAGCGGCTCGATCCCTGTCGAAAAGGTCCAGTCGGTGACCATCACCGAGAACCCACTCCAGCGGCTGGTCGGCTACGCCGGCCTCTGGGTCGAAACCGCCGGCTACGGACCCGAGAGTAGCGGCGGCAGCCAATCGGCCGTCCCGCTTGCCGAGACCGACCGCATCTATCGCTTCGCCGAGAACCTCACCGGCGTCGAGACACCACAGTTCCAGCGACCGTCGCCACGTGCGCGAGGACGCTATCTCGCTCGCTACACGCTGCTCGCGGTCGGGATCGTCGCCGTCGTCTTCGGGCTCGCGCAGGTCACGAGTCTCGAGCGCTGGTATCTCGCTGCAGTCGTCTTCGCCACCGTTCCCCCTGCGGCCCACCTCAAATACGTCAACCTGGGCTACTACATCGGCGAGGAGCAGCTCGTGATTCGCTCGGGGTTCTGGAACCGCCGGACGACCGTGATTCCCTACTATCGGATCCAGACGGTCTCGACGCGCCGGTCGATCTTCCAGCGTCGGCTCGGGCTGGCGTCGCTCGCCGTCGACACCGCCAGTTCGCGAACCTTTTCGTGGGGAACGCCGACAATCCCGGACCTCGAGTGCGAGACGGCCCGCGAACTTCATGGCGTCGGGCGGGAACGACTCCAGTCGGCCATTCGAGAGCGCGCCCGCGCGAGCGAGACCGGGCTTTCGGTGGATTTTACCTGA